From Cydia fagiglandana chromosome 6, ilCydFagi1.1, whole genome shotgun sequence, the proteins below share one genomic window:
- the LOC134665578 gene encoding integrin beta-1-like isoform X1 produces MHIFTTTAFLACLCIVESANSDRIITGVDQREVCKIKKSCVSCLRLVHCSWCQEEEKCFSKELEPEKCSETNEYTDYGFSLQENAICSCKQETDEAEAQNCHPEGVDEYTPPCSGRGACVCGRCVCETYENSTKIVMGDYCEFDNFSCDGPDCNEGPYALTQDKDNNEDSWW; encoded by the exons ATGCACATTTTTACTACTACCGCGTTCCTCGCGTGTCTATGCATAGTAGAAAGTGCTAACAGTGACAGAATCATCACAGGAGTCGACCAAAGAGAagtgtgtaaaataaaaaaatcttgtgTAAGTTGTTTACGCTTGGTACATTGCTCCTGGTGCCAAGAAGAGGAAAAGTGTTTCTCAAAGGAGTTAGAGCCTGAAAAATGCAGCGAAACCAATGAATATACGGATTACGGAT TCAGTCTGCAAGAAAACGCAATTTGTAGTTGCAAGCAGGAAACAGATGAAGCCGAAGCACAGAACTGCCACCCAGAAGGGGTGGACGAATACACACCACCGTGCAGCGGCCGCGGCGCGTGCGTGTGCGGCCGGTGCGTCTGCGAGACCTATGAAAATTCCACCAAG ATCGTAATGGGAGATTATTGCGAATTCGACAATTTCTCCTGTGATGGCCCGGACTGCAACGAAGGTCCCTATGCTCTTACGCAAGATAAGGACAATAATGAAGACTCATGGTGGTAA
- the LOC134665578 gene encoding integrin beta-1-like isoform X2 translates to MNIRITDVVSLQENAICSCKQETDEAEAQNCHPEGVDEYTPPCSGRGACVCGRCVCETYENSTKIVMGDYCEFDNFSCDGPDCNEGPYALTQDKDNNEDSWW, encoded by the exons ATGAATATACGGATTACGGATGTAG TCAGTCTGCAAGAAAACGCAATTTGTAGTTGCAAGCAGGAAACAGATGAAGCCGAAGCACAGAACTGCCACCCAGAAGGGGTGGACGAATACACACCACCGTGCAGCGGCCGCGGCGCGTGCGTGTGCGGCCGGTGCGTCTGCGAGACCTATGAAAATTCCACCAAG ATCGTAATGGGAGATTATTGCGAATTCGACAATTTCTCCTGTGATGGCCCGGACTGCAACGAAGGTCCCTATGCTCTTACGCAAGATAAGGACAATAATGAAGACTCATGGTGGTAA